The DNA region CGCTGCATCAGGATCCTACGCTGGGCGAGAGATTGCAACCTAAACAGCAAGCAGCGTTCCTCGTACGGTGGCAGGATTTGCGGGTTGGTCCATGGTAGCTTGCGTAAAGCAAACCTCACAAAGGCACGCTGTACTCGTTCAAGCCGTGCAGAGTGCGTTACGTGATAAGGCGCCCAGACTATCGCAGCATACTCCAGCACACTCCTGATCAGCGAGACGTACAACACCTTCAGAGCGAAAGGGTCGTCAAAGTGGGCGGTGTTGCGCTTCAGAAAACCCAGCATGGCAAATGCCTTTGCAGTTGTCAGCGCAATGTGTTCATTGAACCTCATTTTACGATCTACCGTCACGCCTAGATCCTTGATCGATGTGACACGATCTAGAGCACGACGCTCCACTGTGTACTCGAAGCGCAAGGGATCCCTAGAACGGCTGAACGAGACGACCTTGCACTTCTTCGCGTGCACCTTCATGCCATTCAAATCGCACCAGTTGAGAAGAGAGTTGATGTCCGACTTGTTCGCCGGCCTCGAGGGCGTTTACTGTTGGGTGCACAAAAGCAAGGAGGTTGGTTGTTGTCGATCGTTGTCGCATGAATCCATGCTGATCACCCGAAATGATTGGACTTACTACCGCATACAGTCTTTCGTACACAACTTTCTCCAGCACTTTGGCAAGGCAGTTAAGAATCGATATCGGACGATAGTTCTCGACTTTCTTGGTGCTTCCTGACTTGTGGATCGGAGTGATCGACGCAACCTTCCACATCGCAGGAAAGCGCCCTGCCGGAGCGACTCGTTGAAGAGCCTCTTCACTGGAACGGCGAGCGAGCTAGCACAGGATTTGACGAGTGACGGTGGAATTCCATCCGGACCAGGTCCTTTAGCAGCATCCACATCAGAGAGCGCTTTTAGCACATCGTCGTCGTTGACAATTGGGAGGGGCAACGGCAGATTGTGACTGGGCACATTGTCAAATTCCTGTTCGCGAGGTGGAATCTCGTCGGAGCTGTGCACTGACTTGAAAAAGTCCGCGAAGAAGTTGGCTGAGTCTGCTGGAGATTTAGAGCTCACATCGCGGTAGGAAACGTCCGTTGGAGTTCGATTCACATTTTTCCTGCTGTTCACGTAACTCCAGAACTTCGATGGATCGCGTTTTAGACTGCTCTGAGTGTTATTGATGTTTGACCGGAAGCTTTCTTGATTCTTAGCGTTGTACTCGTCCTCGATGTTTTGCACCATTACCTTGTCCCATGCTGTCCTTGACTCCATGTAACGCGACGTCGCCTTGCGTAAACGATTCCTTAAGGTTCGTAGCTCATCGTTCCACCACGGCAGCTTGTATCGGTGACTCATTCGTCGGATTTTCTTCGGCACAACCTCGTGTAGGATGGTGTTAAGCTCCCCGTAGAAGTTTGCAGTGGCTTCATCAACTGAGGAAGAGCCAAGACAAGTTTCCCAGTCGACGGTGGAAATTCTCGCGTTCAAGTGATCATAGTCACATTGGGCGAAATCGAAAACTTCATCTGCATCGTCCTGAACGTCGGTGCCGCCTAGATCGTAATCCAGTTTGACAAGGATAGGCTTATGGTGAGGGTCAGGTTTTAAAAGAGGACATGCTGGATCGAAAAGTTCGACAGCAGTAGTGTCACTCACAAATGCCAAATCAAGTAGATTTCCATGTGTACTAGCCAAATTGTTGATTTGAAGAAGCCCACTCGAAAGCATCGATTCCATCAGCAAAACTTCCTGGTCTGCCGAAGCGTTGATAGGAGAAAGCTCTGCGTATCGTCATCGAAGAACCATGTTAGCGCTGGAAGGTTGTAATCACCGACGACGAGGACCAAATCTCGCAATCCGGCCATGCTGAGAATTTGTTGAACAGCTCCCGAATGAAGAGAGTACACACCAACATCGCTTGCCGGTCGAATGTAAATACAGCAGACGAAGAGTGTCTGATGCGGCAGTGTGATGCGAACAACGATTTGTTCCAGGCTCTCACAGCTCACGAGTTCAACTTCCTTGCAGTGCCGACCTGCTTTGACCGCTACTAAAACTCCACCGCCGCGTTGAAAAGATGACGTTTCTGCGCTTCGGTCACACCGGAAAATGTCATAGCCACCAGCAAATTCGCAGTCTTTGATCCCGGGTATCAGCCACGTCTCGGTAAAGATGACAACGTCGTATTCACAGGAGCCAAGGGCTAGTAGTAGGACGTCTACATTATTAGttaatgttttatgaaaacaGGATAAGACAAAATGGTTTATGAACAATAattgatgtaaaaaaaaatgttatcattATTTCttcattgaaaatgttttatttcaaaaagttatgTTTTACACTTGACGTTTGAGGGGTTTGCTTTCTGTGGAAATAGTTATgcgggccgttgcaaatatttgttatCGTTTATTACCTTCAACTTTGACCTATGCTAAGAGGGAGAGGGAtgggaaaaaaatgttagatgCATTAGATACAAGAACAATTGTCTTTTAatcataaattaattttaatttgaatttgaccGGATTGTTTTGTGTCCCTTACATCTTAAAGCTAGACATAAACGTGGAAAAATACTTTCAACGGCCTTACTGATGCATATGAAATAGAAAAGATACATATTTCAGTACTAATTGGGTaaagaaaagaaataaaaaatttcaaaattggctACCTTCTTATTTTTTATCTGCGGTAAAATGATTGACAGATTATGAAAATTTCTTCAATCACCAATACTGTCCACATTCCAATACGTGACCATGATGATCATTCTGCCACATAGGAAGTCAATTATACGACATAATATAAATGCATAAACTTTGAGCTTGATGACTTCAGTTGGGCTTGTCAAAAAACTCGCATCGTAGCAAAACCAGtttctttttgcaaaaatctgCCCATATTTCTCCCCAAGTCCATAAACCAGGCTGGCACACAACCTTGGACTAGTGCCGAAAGCTATCGCCTTTTCCCCAAAATTTTTGCCATCTAATTTGCATCCGGGCGTCGCAGcggaaataaaatatttatgattttcgGAGTGGGGTTAGTGTCTGGccgtgatttttcaaaaacacttttgcTGGTCGCAGTTTTTGCAAACATTTGCTACTTGATTCGAGATCAGTTTTCGACAATAGGTCGAAAGGTGCAGACTTTTTTTGAAGTGATCGAAATGTCCACTCCTGAGTCAAGTAAAATTACAAGCGTTTATCCCAAGTCTCGTCAGGATGTGATTCGCTGGGATGGTTGGGGCTACAAGGATTCGCGTTTTGTGTTCAAAGATGGGACGTTTACGTTTGTCGGTGATCGATACCCGTTGACTGggaatttggacaattttcgtgATTGGGTGTTGGACATGTTTAAGATTCACCCAACTCAGGCAAGCAAATCTGCGGTTTTACCGAAGGAGTTTCCGGAACCGCTGAAGAATCAGGCATTTTTAAATGCACTCGCAGAAGAAAAGATAGATTTTTCGGAAGATGGAATGGATCGAATGATGAGGTGCCATGGTCAAACGTTACAGGACATTCAAAATTTGCGTCAACATAACTTCAAGAGGCTTCCGGATGTGGTAGTTTGGCCCACTAGTCATGAACAAGTGGTGAAGATAGTGGACTTTGCTGGGAAGCACGATGTCGTTCTGCTTCCTGTTGGCGGAAATACATCGGTTTCGCTAGCGTCAACTACTCCAGAAATCTTTGACCGATCCATTGCAGTGTTGGATATGACTCAGATGAATCGGATGCTGTGGTTTTCAAAGGAAAACATGACTGCCTGTTTCGAGGTCGGCGTGATAGGTCAGGACATTGAGAAAGAACTTCGTAAATACGGCTTCACTTTGGGACACGAGCCAGATTCGCACGAGTTTTCTTCGCTTGGAGGATGGATCGCGACACGTGCTTCCGGTATGAAGAAGAATCGCTACGGAAACATCGAGGACATTGTCAAACGGATCAAAATGGTCACTGCAAAGGGTGTGCTCGAGAAGCAATTTACAGCGCCGAGATGCTCTATAGGTCCTGACTTCGATCACGTGATGTTCGGTTCAGAAGGAACGCTTGGAGTTATTACGGAAGCAGTGGTCCAGATTCGTCGCATTCCGGATGTTCGCCATTATGAATCACTTGTATTCTCCGACTTTGAAACTGGAGTTCGATGCTTACGGGAGGTAGCTGACAAACGGCTTCAACCAGCTAGCATTCGGCTGATTGATAACATCCAGTTCAGATGCAGCGTTTTGCTGGATCCTGCCGGAGTTTGGTTCGCTGGAATGAAGGAACAgctgaaaaagttttatttgtcCTTCATGTGTGGCTTCGATATGGATACAATTGCTGCGGCAACGGTTATGTTTGAAGGGGATGCGGACTTTGTCGCTAATCATGAGAAGCAGTTTTattcaattgtaaaaaaatatggggCCATTAGAGGTGGAGAGAAAAATGGCAAGAAAGGATATCAGCTGACCTTTGTTGTGGCTTACATCAGGGTGAGTCGCTTTGTTTTCCTTTCATGAATATACTAATAAATCTTAAATCACAATTTCAGGACATTGCTTGGGACATGAACATTGTTGGAGAATCGTTCGAAACGGCCGTTGCTTGGGATAAATGTCTTACTTTGTACACCAACGTTAAAGCCTGCATGGAGAGGGAACTCGCAAAACGTGGAATTCAATATTATGCCATTTCCGGAAGGGTAACTCAAAGCTATGATACGGGATGTAGTGTGTACTTCTACCTTCTGTTCAAGCACATGGATAATCCAGAGCTTTCTCTGAAGATGTTTATGGAGATCGAGGAGGCAGCGAGGGATGAAATTTTGACTTGCGGGGGAACTTTGAGTCATCATCATGGTGTGGGGAAGCTGAGAAGCAAGTGGTACCCTGCTGTAGTTTCCCAAGTGGGGGCTGGTCTTTACAGAGCCTTGAAGAAAGAACTTGATCCTAACAACATATTTGCAGCTGGTAACATACTTGGAGAAAATAATCAGGTGTCTAAATTGTGAACATTGATGATTTTCGCATAGAGACATATTTAGGACAATGCTCTCTAGcatcacttttttttgcttAGTAGATTACCCAACTTTGTTTAAATAGTTGATTCTTATCGAGTGATACTAAAGTTTCAATTGCATTTATATCAAGATACTTTATGAGGCATACATTCAACTGATGAGAATTGAACTACGGTCTGAATACTGAAATAATTTTACGGGCACTGAATTGCTccatatttaaaaatgaaagaacaCATTTATTTGTACAACAAAAACCATTAATACCGGAACaactcaaaaaatcttaataaataGATGTCCTAAATCGCCAAATATTGATTTCGGGGATTCGGTGTTGATAATAACATCAGAAAATAAATGTTACATGTATTAATAGTACACAACGCAACCAACACAATTTTGTATCATTATTTTAGAAATCCGAAATATTGTCCCGCTTAACTCAtgtgcaaaataaaatttatatgaattattgaaaaatatttttgttgtgatggaaaaaaaacatgctcaaaatctTTTATTGATTCAATATTCATTACTGGTTTTTCATTACAATTTGatatgtaggggaaatataccctttctaatcaaacacctatcttcgtcatatgaaaagtttgatgttcgattaaagctcaaaaaatactatttaggctataagcaactgcaccgcctcaagtaggggaacctttttcagcctatttctattatcgtcCTATCAGcaactttgatcatgaattgcaGCTTAAATAAAGCGTTTTTGACTGttgcaaagtaataaatagctcaaataaaagtgagcaagcaactcttcattgttgatacatctgaaaatgttgatttaatagcggaaaacggcaaaagtgatgagaattggtcgatgtgattaaaatgggtatatttctcctaagatcaaatttaatgcactttcgatcaaaatttctattttgcgagacatttctcatcattttggtggcacacacatcgaCGCGTAAGAtacttaacgaaagtcgccatcaatatcttttcacttgcgctaacattttcaaagcgcttatgatatgaaattgcttccaaccaccggcaacatgttctttagAAATTTAGTTagccactcacttgaaaaataatctcaaaacatgcaaaaattagcaagcgccattaaaaaaacaaacgcgccaagtcgtttgacgtttcaaattgactacccattccaatcgaaggcttatggcctatctacaatcacttagcttagaatagttaagtaaagtaaaacttagaaaatgtacacaacttacggccgtcatccacaatcaacttagaaaatttgctgggctgatatacgttgctatgcagttgtttgtttacctttgatatggaaacgtcaacttaccgtagattttgaaattttccaaaccatacgtcaagtttctaattttattccttttcattgtagaagatcagattcatttccattgattcaaactcctaagctaagtgaaattttctaagttaagtgattgtagataggccattaagaaaaccgagcgagaagcgaaggcaaataaagaacaaagggtggctaccaacaccaccaccagcgCCTGTTGgtgtgagccagtgatgccaggaaattttctctataaatgctacttttcgtgagtgttagCTTaaaaaagagcgctggaagaaaaaaaaaatactaagctgaaaataggaaaatgggcgtgacccaatgcactcgactgattagaatgcatttgggatttttttttaaatgcttgtaaaaggaatagcatatcttttaataaaagtgaaaataaacagaaatgttcacaaaaagttgctctactcgttggcgtacttggttttagtaaatttcaaggaacactccagattatccagcatcattcaaacacgaccgatTATTAggtttaaaatgggtttatttcccctaaataaatttctttgatccattaaatatcatttttttctaaaaacagtTAAGATAATTCAGTAAAACTTGCCATGTTAACACTActctaaattaaaaacattattttgtgtTGACTtccatcaaatatttttaaaattgtttgcatGATTGTTTGATAACACCGACCATCTTAATTTCtacgcaggctcaactcgagggaaaGCATGGAGTTTGGGGTCCCCAGCAACACTGCACTTTGATGTTTGCAAAAgtatttagacagggccgaatggtttttctccaaagtttataTGGAGAATTAAATACAAGCAGAAATTACATGCAACATGTGGGAGTAGCGGACAACACTAattccccatacaaactttggagaaaaatcaTTCGGCCCACAGCACCAACTGAGAGGGATgataatatgtaaatttacacagcacgtaattactgttacttatgtaaactcactcaatgtaatgttgaaatatgatgtaaagagtaaaaagtcatggaaatactccaatgtaaatctaaatctaatgtaaatcatgaatctaatggaaacgttgagcatggaaactcaaatctgatgaatttctacccgtgttcggcttcctgtaaattcctatttaatgtagatcatatatccaatgtatttctgccaaacgttgacttcaaaactacccgaactaaaaatagtaatatttggttctctttctatcgctctcatactttgctggcccactgcctgagcctagccctgaacaagttgatgctttagccgctcgtttataaaatgcgaagatggctcagtcggcagcgggtagcagcagtaacaccgaacattctacccgtcatccgttcgattccagtccagcgttattccacttggccgtcgacgagaaagcgtcttctacctgtgaaacaactttttaaaatcataatttccttttgctgcccgcttcactcattttaaaatagaacataggccacacccttttcctactgcaatccaagtcgagcttctcattcccattagccaatcagaattagttgatttgaactaatgtaaattttcaaaactaatgtaaatttccaatgaatctaatgtaaatttccaatgaacctaatgtaaatatacatcatttatcatgataccttttggtacatgataaataatgtaaatttatagaaatatttttttctgtgtaggtgaaAATAATAAACTCCTATATAAGCTATACTTAAAAGATTTCAGACAGGAAGggatttaacataaaatttcacaaaataattcaaaatagaAATTTACACCAAGACGATTAACACGCAGTAAGATTATTACGTTTTTGCTGTGTGCactcaaaagattcaaaatttaaaattgatgcaATATGggctacacagcaaataaatgGAGTAATCCAGCCAGGGTGTATAATAAATTTTgccttattttatgaaattcaatgtaatattacacccggaaatttgtagcccatcaatatgggaaacctacttgaccggaatgtcaagctcatatatgtgtTTATCCTTTCTATGCTTCTTCGGTCTGATGGCAGAGCGGGCTAAggtgccagtccttactgttggtgctaggTTTGAattccgtcggttgcaacttttttttcgtgattacaaaaattgtacatgcagcgtgttaTATTAAGtgccttttttgccttcctcactgaggtaaggctataatcctgctctaaaaatgaacttcgtataaaaacgtcctagacccaccttcatgtatacatatcgacttagaattgaaaactgaacaaatgtctgtgtgtatgtgtgtgtgtatgtgtgtgtgtatgtatgtatgtgaccaacaaactagctcatgtttctcggcactggctgaaccgatttgacccgaacttgttgcattcgacttggtttagggtcccatagatcgagttttatacagattgaagtttcgataagtagttcaaaagttatgtataaaaatgtgttttcacatatatttggatctcacttaactgtatgtaaactatgtccgaatccatcatccgacccatcgttagttaggttatcaaaatacctttccaacgagtctaaaacattgcagatctggcaaccctgtctcgagatatggcaacttaagtgatattgatatacttttttgaagccggatctcacttaaatgtatgtaaactatgtccgggtccatcatccgacccaacgttggttaggttatcaaaatacctttccaacgagtctaaaacattgaagatctggcaaccctgtctcgagacatggccacttaagtgatatcgatgtactttttggaagccggatctcacttaaatgtatgtaaactatgtccgggtccatcatccgaccgatcgttggttagattatcaaaagacttttccaacgagtctaaaacattgcagatctggcaaccctgtctcgagatatggccacttaagtgatatcgatgtactttttggaagccggatctaaaaaatagatgaaacttgtgtacagccattgttgtgaggaaggctccaaccacataggtggattaagttagtttttaaaatggttcatgcttttgcatgcgatttttccatcggatttttttgctgtgtaggtttCAATCTGCTCTAACTCTaaccaataaataaaaaaaaataaaaaaagttaatgaaACGTAGTGTTAAAACCAACCATTTGAGTCGAATTTCGCAAGAATACAAAATTAAGAATAGCAGGAAGTAAAATATGCTAATATTATGACTCTCGCAACAAAAAAGtgagatgaaattttgaatgcagGAAATACTGTGGAAAATTCTTCGACGATGACGTAATTGAGATTCAAATATGTGCTCTTTTGGGGTGTGATTGTGTATGAAGATTATTTAGGATAGTCAAATACATATAAAGTTATTCACCACAGGACACTGATGCACGATGTGTTTTCAAACAAcacaaacaaataaattaaagcAACCGATTAGATTTCGGGGTTGTTAAGAGTGGAATTCGTTAAATTCTAGCATTTTTATTGCTAAAATGTTAATGCTGCCATTCAAAACGTATTTTCAGTGTGCGATTTTCACGACATAGTGTTGGTAGGCACATGTAGGGGacataaaaaaagcattttcgcAAAATAGTCATCTCGATTGGCATTGGTCTGGTCGATGAGGAAATACAATATTTCAGGCCACTGCAGGGGGATAGGTGCGCTTTTCAAACGCAGTTGATATCttgagcaacgttttttttgttagtGTCGAATATTGACAAGTTGCAAGTTTCGCGAAAAGATTCGAATCAAATTGGGATTAGTTTTGAACGATAGGTTGAAGAGTGCAGTCTAGCAATGTCGCATCGGGAGCCCACGAAAATCACAAGTGTTCTACCGAAGCGTCGCCAGGACGTGATCCGTTGGGATGGTTGGGGCTACAAGGATTCGCGGTTTGTATACAAGGACGAAACGGTGATGTTCCTTGGCGACCGCTACCCGTTGAACGGAAATTTGGATAACTTTCGAGATTGGGTTGCTGCAATGTTCGGAATAGACCTGTCGGAAATAAGTAAACAATCGGTTCTGCCAGAGATATTTCCAGAACCCATGAGAAATGAAGAGTTTCTCAATGCACTTGCTGAGGTGAAAATCGACTTCACTGAAGATGGAATGGAACGCGTGATGCGGTGCCACGGACAAACCTTACAGGACATTCAAAATTTGCGTCAGcataatttcaaaagaattcCGGATGTGGTTGTTTGGCCAGAATGTCACGATCATGTGGTGAAGATTTTACATTTGGCCGATAAGCACAACATCGCCCTAATTCCAGTTGGTGGTAACACATCAGTGTCTCTTTCTTCGACAACTCCAGAAATCTTCGACCGAACCATTGCAGTGTTGGATATGACTCAGATGAATCGAATGCTGTGGATTTCAGAGGAAAATTC from Culex quinquefasciatus strain JHB chromosome 3, VPISU_Cqui_1.0_pri_paternal, whole genome shotgun sequence includes:
- the LOC6049796 gene encoding alkyldihydroxyacetonephosphate synthase, which encodes MSTPESSKITSVYPKSRQDVIRWDGWGYKDSRFVFKDGTFTFVGDRYPLTGNLDNFRDWVLDMFKIHPTQASKSAVLPKEFPEPLKNQAFLNALAEEKIDFSEDGMDRMMRCHGQTLQDIQNLRQHNFKRLPDVVVWPTSHEQVVKIVDFAGKHDVVLLPVGGNTSVSLASTTPEIFDRSIAVLDMTQMNRMLWFSKENMTACFEVGVIGQDIEKELRKYGFTLGHEPDSHEFSSLGGWIATRASGMKKNRYGNIEDIVKRIKMVTAKGVLEKQFTAPRCSIGPDFDHVMFGSEGTLGVITEAVVQIRRIPDVRHYESLVFSDFETGVRCLREVADKRLQPASIRLIDNIQFRCSVLLDPAGVWFAGMKEQLKKFYLSFMCGFDMDTIAAATVMFEGDADFVANHEKQFYSIVKKYGAIRGGEKNGKKGYQLTFVVAYIRDIAWDMNIVGESFETAVAWDKCLTLYTNVKACMERELAKRGIQYYAISGRVTQSYDTGCSVYFYLLFKHMDNPELSLKMFMEIEEAARDEILTCGGTLSHHHGVGKLRSKWYPAVVSQVGAGLYRALKKELDPNNIFAAGNILGENNQVSKL